The DNA region GAGCAGGACTTCAAGCCCGTCCTTGTTGACCCGCCACGGCAGGGCTCCGGCAGCGGTGACCGCTACCGGTTCGCCCGGATGGTCTGTCTGGTCTGCTACGAGTGCGTCGCTCGACAAGCTCCGGCCCTACCGCCGGCTCAGGCTGCGCTGGCGGGGCCGCGATGCCAGCAGCCACGACTGGACGTCGTCGAGGTGGGAGCCGTCGTCCGCAACGTAGTGGCGGATCCAGTCGCCTTGGTTGTCCAAGTGCCAACTGGCCGTTTCCGGATCCATGTAGCGGCGCAGCAGTTCGAGGACGTAGGTGACGTCGTCCGGGCTGGCCAGCTGGACCAGTGCCTCAACGCGGCGGTCCAGGTTGCGGTGCATCATGTCGGCCGAGCCGATGTACACCACCGGATCGCCGCCGTTGGCGAAGGCAAACACACGGGAGTGTTCCAGGAAACGGCCCAGTACCGAGCGAACGGTGATGTTCTCGCTGAGGCCCGGCACGCCGGGACGCAGCGAACAGATGCCGCGGACAATCACGTCCACCTTCACTCCCGCTTGGGATGCGCGGTACAGGGAGTCGATTGTCGCCTCGTCCACCATCGAATTGACCTTGATCTGGACCCTGGCGGACAGCCCCGCCCGGGCGTTGCGGATCTCGGTCTCGATCCTGTCGATCAAACCTGAACGCACCGACCGCGGCGCCACCAGGAGGCGTTTGAAGGTTGACTTGGGCGCATAGCCGGAGAGTTGGTTGAAGAGCTTGGAGAGGTCTTCTCCCACCTGTTCGTTGGCCGTGAGCAGGCCGAGGTCCTCGTAGTAGCGGGCCGTCCTGGGGTGGTAGTTGCCGGTGCCGATATGGCAGTACCGGCGGAGCCCGTCCACTTCCTGCCTGACCACCAGCGAAAGTTTGCAGTGCGTCTTGAGGCCCACGATTCCGTAGACCACATGGACGCCGGCCTGCTCCAGCTTGCGGGCCCATGAAATGTTGGCCTGCTCATCGAACCTGGCCTTGATCTCCACCAGGGCCAGGACCTGCTTGCCGGCCTCCGCTGCATCGATCAGGGCGTCAACAATGGGGGAGTCACCCGACGTCCGGTACAGGGTCTGCTTGATGGCCTGTACCTTCGGGTCCGCGGCTGCCTGCTCCAGGAATGCCTGTACCGAGGTTGAGAAGGAGTCGTACGGGTGGTGGAGCAGGATATCGCGGCGCCGCATGGCAGCGAAAACATTGGCCGCCTTGGACGTCTCTGACTCGTTGAGGTACCGGGAGGTGTGCGGCACGTGCTTGGGGTAATGCAGGTCCGCCCGGTCAATGCCCGCAATGACGGACAGGCCGCGGAGGTCCAGCGGTGCCGGGACCGAGTAGACCTCGGACTCCTCCACTCCCAGTTCGCGGATCAGCAGGGCACGGATGTTGGGGTTGATGTCGTGGGTGACTTCAAGCCGGACGGGAGGACCGAACCGGCGGCGCAACAGTTCCTTTTCCAGGGCCTGGAGCAGGTTCTCGGCGTCGTCCTCTTCCACCTCCACGTCCTCGTTGCGGGTGACACGGAAGATGTGGTGCTCCAGGACTTCCATCCCGGCGAAGAGCTTGTCGAGATGGACGGCGATGACTTCTTCGAGTGCGATGAAGCGGGCCACCCGCCCGGCAACGGCTCCGGCCCGGGGCCCGTCGATGGAAATGAGGCGCGGCAGCTGGTCCGGCACTTTCAGGCGGGCGAACAGTTCCTTGTCGCTCACCGGGTTCCGGACCACCACTGCAAGGTTAAGGGAAAGCCCTGAAATGTAAGGGAACGGGTGCGCCGGGTCCACCGCCAGCGGCGTCAGGATGGGGAACACCTTTTCGGCGAACATCGCGCTGAGCTGCTGCTTGGCGGCGTCGTCGAGCTCATCCCAATGCATGAGGTGGATGTGCTCGTAAGCCAGGGCAGGGCGGATCTGCTCCGAGAAGACCTGGGCGTGGCGCTGCTGGAGCCGGTGGGCTTCCTCGCCGATTTTTTCCAGCACCTCCACAGGGCTGAGACCTGCCGGTGAGGGCACTGCCAGCCCGGTCGCGATGCGGCGCTTCAGCCCGGCAACGCGGACCATGAAGAATTCGTCCAGGTTGGAGGCGAAGATGGACAGGAAGCTGACCCGCTCCAGCAGGTGGAGGTTGGGGTCCT from Arthrobacter pascens includes:
- a CDS encoding RNA degradosome polyphosphate kinase, whose protein sequence is MKPEPAGTVTSEGAAVPVRARFGSSEVPASRATQDRIDIPEFAPNLEPEGDIRPDRFLDRELSWLAFNSRVLELAEDPNLHLLERVSFLSIFASNLDEFFMVRVAGLKRRIATGLAVPSPAGLSPVEVLEKIGEEAHRLQQRHAQVFSEQIRPALAYEHIHLMHWDELDDAAKQQLSAMFAEKVFPILTPLAVDPAHPFPYISGLSLNLAVVVRNPVSDKELFARLKVPDQLPRLISIDGPRAGAVAGRVARFIALEEVIAVHLDKLFAGMEVLEHHIFRVTRNEDVEVEEDDAENLLQALEKELLRRRFGPPVRLEVTHDINPNIRALLIRELGVEESEVYSVPAPLDLRGLSVIAGIDRADLHYPKHVPHTSRYLNESETSKAANVFAAMRRRDILLHHPYDSFSTSVQAFLEQAAADPKVQAIKQTLYRTSGDSPIVDALIDAAEAGKQVLALVEIKARFDEQANISWARKLEQAGVHVVYGIVGLKTHCKLSLVVRQEVDGLRRYCHIGTGNYHPRTARYYEDLGLLTANEQVGEDLSKLFNQLSGYAPKSTFKRLLVAPRSVRSGLIDRIETEIRNARAGLSARVQIKVNSMVDEATIDSLYRASQAGVKVDVIVRGICSLRPGVPGLSENITVRSVLGRFLEHSRVFAFANGGDPVVYIGSADMMHRNLDRRVEALVQLASPDDVTYVLELLRRYMDPETASWHLDNQGDWIRHYVADDGSHLDDVQSWLLASRPRQRSLSRR